TGATGGAAAGGGAGTCGGACCTAGAGCGGATGAACCCCATGCTGGAGGCTTTGAACCGTCTGGGCTGCGATAAAGTGCATGTCGTTTATTTTAACGGTTTAACTAGACAGGAGAGTAAAGGAGCGCGGATATGAAGCAAGCACTCATGGAGCAAATACAACAGAAGAACATTCATCCGCCCAAACCTCTAGGCAGTTATCCTGCCTCGGATGTCACATTTTTATTGAAGGATTTGAGTAGGGTTACGTTGGAAAAAGGGACGGAGGATCGTGAAGAGGCGATTCAGTCGGGCGTCCATTATTCAGAAATGCTGCCAGTGGAATACGAGCCCACCGCAGAGTATATTGCATTGTTTCACGAAACGCTTGCCCAATCTGCCCAAAAGGTTGCATTAGCGGCAGCTTCTGTGGCTGAGATGATTGTGAGAAAAAGAGGCTTAAATACGGCGATTGTTTCTCTGGCTAGAGCAGGGACGCCCATTGGTATCCTGATCAAGCGTTATATTGACTGGAAGTATAGCGTATCCTTGCCGCATTACAGCATTTCTATTATTCGTGGCAAAGGCATTGACCGGAATGCGATATTATACATTTTACAGCAGCATGGGCTGGGGATTGAACTTCAGTTTGTCGATGGCTGGACGGGGAAAGGGGCAATTCGCCAGGTATTGATTGAGGCCTGCCGTGAGATGAATGCGGATTACGGGTTGCGCCTAAATGATGATCTGGCGGTGCTGGCCGATCCGGGCAGATGTTCAGAAACCTTTGGTACACGAGAAGATTATTTGATTCCAAGTGCTTGTCTGAATTCGACTGTATCAGGTTTAATGAGTCGGACGGTATTACGCGACGATCTCATAGGCCCTGACGATTTCCATGGGGCCAAATTTTATGAATCCTGGCGGTCAGTGGATCAGTCCAATACGTTTGTGGATACGGTATCCGGGTATTTTCAAGACGTGGCTGAAGCGGCCGTTGCATATGCTGAACTAATGACATTGAATCCGCCTGCGGTGACATGGCAGGGCTTACGGGATATTGAGGCGATTCAGCAGGCATTTGGCATTCGGGATATCAATCTGGTCAAGCCCGGAGTGGGGGAGACGACTCGTGTACTGCTGCGCAGAGTGCCGTGGAAAATTCTGATTGATCGCGAAGATAATCCGAATCTCCAGCATATTATGCTGCTAGCAAAGGATCGTGGAGTGCCCGTAGAGGTATTTGAAGGATTGACTTATTCCTGCTGCGGAATTATCAAGCCGCTCAAGGGGGGACAAGAATGATCTACGCAAGTGATCTGGATCAGACACTGATTTACTCCAAACGTTCGCTTGGCGTACCGCTGGAGTCCCCTGGTCTGTTGCCTGCGGAACAGATAAACGGGGCGACATCGGCTTTTATTTCTGAACAAGCCCTGCAATGGCTAAAGACACTGCCTGAAGATGTGATGTTTATGCCCGTGACGACTCGGACGATGGAACAGTATCGACGAATCACCGTGTTTCAGACGGAGTTGGTTCCCGCATATGCCGTGACGAGTAATGGCGGAAACATCATCGTTGGAGGCGAGGTGGATCGAGAGTGGAATCGACGTATTCATGAACAAGTGCGCCGTGATGGTGCTCACGCGGAAGAAGCACGTCAGGTGTTCGGGCAGGTGCTGCATGAAGATTGGGTGGTAAACGAACGCTTTTGCGACGAGTTATTCTATGCTTTCATGATTGAACGGGATCGTATGCCGCTGGAACAGGTGCTGGAGAAGGCGCGAATCATGCGTGAAATGGGCTGGGAGGTATCCATTCAAGGTCGTAAGGTGTATTTGGTACCTGCAGCCGTGAATAAACAGGCAGCCGTGGAGCATATCCGTAACCTCACGAATGGAGGGACCGTGGTTGCGTCCGGTGACTCTTTGCTAGACCGTTGTCTGCTGGACTATGCCGATTATGCGATTGCTCCGCGTCATGGTGAATTGTATCGGGAACAACTGCGGGATAAGCTGGAGGTCAATTATCGTTTTACAGAAGTGTCGGGGGTTTATGCAGCGAACGAAATCATGGCGTATGTTCATGAAATACACCGGAGTGTGTTCGCAGCTCAAACTTCATTTTCAGAATAGATAGGGGACGTGGCTCTGTGAAGAAGGTTAAAGTGTATTTTAACCGCTGGTTTTCAGTGGCGTATCATTATATGAATGCTATTCGTAACAATGAGGACGGTATTCCGTTCGAGATCTATGCGACGCACTCTGATCCGCAGCATATGGCGTTACAGGCCAGTGATGTAGCTGAAGTAGAGCCTCGCACCAGTGGTGTGGAGTACGCACGGTTTTGCGCTGATTTTTGCAGACGGCACGGAATTGATGTCTTTATCCCACGGTGGAATATGCTCGATATTAGCAAGCATCTTTATTTGTTCGATGATATTGGGACAAAAGTGATGGTATGCCAAGATACCGAACTGCTGGAGCAACTGATGGAAAAGGATCTGTTTTATGAATCCATCCGTCAAAAGGACATTGTCACGATTCCCGATTATGCCATTGCCAGCAATGCCGAGCAGTTTAAACAGGCTTATGAGTCGTTAATAGCACTTGGGCATAAGGTATGCTTTAAGCCATGTAATGCAGAAGGCGGAATGGGCTTTCGTATCATCGACAATGAACGTAATCCGCTGGACGAACTGTTCGGACATGCGCTGAATCATATTTCGTTCGAGGAAGCACACCGCGTATTGTCATCCACAGAATCATTTCCCAATCTGATGGTGATGGAGTTGCTGGAGGGATACGAATACAGTATTGACTGCCTGGCTGACCGGAACGGAAAGCTGCTAGCAGCAGTTCCGCGTAGGAAGGCAGGAGGACGATTACGGCTGCTGGAGCAGCATCCCGAGCTGTTGGAGGTGGCACAGAAGGTCGCTGAGGCGTATCATATTCCGTACAATTATAATATTCAGGTAAAATATAACGGCGAGCATGCCAAGCTGCTAGAGATCAATCCGCGGATGTCCGGAGGACTTCATGTATCATGTTTGTCAGGTATCAACTTTCCTTATCTAGCGGTGAAATCGGCCTTGGGTCATGAGATCGGTTCACTTCATCCGCAATACGACATTTTAGCCAGTCATATCGAGCAGCCAATCACCATACGTAAATCCGTACATTGACACACACAAATATTGTTTTCTACAATATGGTAAGGGTTTACGTCAGGAGGTACAAGCTATGACGTCAAAAATGTGGGGTGCCACGATTGCTGTGGTTAGCTACCTGATTGCGCTTTTACTAAGTTTTTGGTTGCCACTGTTTGTGTGTTTGGCGATTCCGATCCTTGGTTTGGGAGGATACAGCGCCATCATGGCTGTTCGCCATCCTCGCCCCAATCTGACCGGTTCCGTGATTCCGGTGGTGCAGGAGCAGGTCGGTGAGACACAGCAGCATGAAAAGGAAGCTGCCGTTCGACCGGAGTCTATGACAGGACAAGTACGTCAACCAGATCAGGTGAGCAGTGAATTTGCTCAGGTGATGGAGTATTTGGAGGTACTGGAGGATATGGTGATCTCCGAGGGACAGAAGGATGCGCTTGATAACGAGATTGTCGAGAAGGCGCTGGCTCTATTTGCACGTTTGCAGCGGGTCATTCCGCTTTTGCATGAACTGAACAACAGCGAAGTGAATCATACGGTTCGGAGATTGATTTTGAAGGATTTGAATGGGCTAATTAATCCGTTCCTTCGGCTCAGCGGCGATGCGAAGCGGACCAACCGGAGGACGTTGTTAAACGGATTACGGGATGTGGATAATAAAATATCAGTAATTGTATCCACGGTGGAGCATAAGGATCTCATGGAATTACAGAGCAAAGCGGAGCTTATTCACCAGCGTTATAGCAGTTCCGAATTGTAGGCGATTTGTAAGAAAATAAAAAAGTAGCAAATTAGCTGCTCTGAAAAACAACGATTATACTTGGGAACAGTTGTTTTTTAGAATAGGAGGTAGCGTATGGCGACCCCATGGGCTGAGTTGAAAAAAGAAGATGAACAGAAGGTGACTGAGGAGGCTTCACAGCTGATTCAGAAGGTATCACAAAGCGATGTCATGAGCTTGGATACCTTAATGGATGATATCGGTAAGTTGGGGGTTAAAACGCAGGAACGTGCGGGGCAGACCCTTAAAATGCTGGATCGTCCGGTAAACGACCTCATGTCCGGTGATCGGGCTGAGGTATCCAATATGATCTTAAAGCTGCGTGATGAATGTGAAACGCTCCAGCAGAGCAAAAATGTGAGTTTTTTTGGCAAGCTTCTGCGTAAAAGCCCGTTAAAAAACTACATTTACAAGTATCAGTCGGTGAAGACGAACATCGAGAAAATCATTACTGCCTTGAGAGATGGTAAGGATAATCTGGAAGAAAACATCGTCAGCATGAGACAGTTGAAGAAAGCCTCCATTGAAGAAATCTACAATTTACAGACGAAGATCGCCTTTGGTAATCGCCTGAAAGAACTGTTTGAGACCGAGATTGCCAAGCCGGAAAATGAAAACCGCAAGCCTCATCTGGAGCGGGGATTGCGCAAGGTGGTTACTCGTACGCAGTCTATGACCGAAATGATTTTGTTATACAATCAGGCGATTGCGGCAACGGATATTATTAATGATAACAATGATAAACTGATTGATTCTGTAAATAATGCGATTGATAAAACATCGAATCTGATTACTGTATCGGCTATGATCGCGATGGCGCTGGCGGATCAGGACAAAATCATTTCAGCCGTCGATGCGACCAACCGTACCATTGAAAATCAATTCAAGGAAAATGCGAAGCTTCTCAAAACGACGACCGAGAGAACGACAGATCTGCTTAGCAAGCCTTCTATGTCACTGGAGGCTGTGAATCAGGCGATTGGTGATTTGGTATCTGCTTTGGATCTGTCTGAAAAATCAAACCGTCGGATTATTGAAAGCTGCCATGATTATACAAGTAAAATGACAGCAATCAATGCCAACCTTAGCCAACGTTTGGGGATCGAAGGGAAAGAACCTTCCAAACCGCTGAAGGATAGTAATTCTTCTGAGGGTTTAAGCTCGTTTTTGAACTGATGACAATGTAGAATAATAGACCAATCTATGAAAAAGACGCCGGGATGACTCCGAAGGGCGTCTTTTTTTGGTTTGCCAGCAGCTAATAAAGGACATGATGAACATACATAGCATTCTCGTGCATAAACTCTTAAAAAGCGAATGACAAAAGGAGAGAGCGAGCGTATGATGTCCTTTATTTTGGGTTGTGTCATTGTCTATTTACTTGTGGCTGCCAGTAGCGAAAAAGTAGATTCAATTGTGGAGTTAAATGATTCTGTGAAATAAAATTTTTTATTGAAAATCATGCATTTTCTGATAGGATAGAGTTAAATATTGGAATCCAAAAGGAGAATGCATGCTGGAATTTTCATTTGAAATCATCGACGAATCGAAAATTAACATTGTATATCAGTATGGAAGCAGCAGCTTCAATTTTAATTTATTTTTTAACTACGGTGTGTGGACGCTGCATCCTTTTGACGGGATTCTACTGCAGAACAAGGAAATGTGCCGTCTGATCGTTACGGATCTGTTTAAGAACAAAGATTTTCATGTCATGCTGGCACGCGAAAATATTTTATTATCAACCCTGCGTACCTCTATTGATCTCAATCCCGAAACTCGGGGAGATCGATATCAGGAACAGGAATTTGATGAACTGTCTGATTTTGCCGAGACACACAGCTTTGAAGAGGTACTGCAAATCGAGCAGGATTCCGTCCGCGAACGTATGGACTTTTTCCAAAACATCATTCAAAAAATGTATATGGAAGGATTCGGCCCGGAAGACAATGATTTTAACAAAGTGCAAGCTATCCTCCGTATTTATAAGGCTGCACATGACCAACTCGGAGAATTAAGCGACTTTCCCCTGAGAGGCGACGAACGACGCAGATGGTAGAGTAGACGTACTAGACGTACAAACGCAAACATCATAGAGGAGCGTGGGGAACATGAGCAGTATTTCTTTACTTAAAAAGAATGCGCAACTGGTACTGACTAAAAAGAATCTAACGAATGTGACTGCGAGAGTTGGATTGGTGCTCGATATTTCAGGATCTATGAGAAGTTTGTACAAAAATGGTACCGTTCAAAAGGTGTTGGAACGAATTGTTGCAGTAGCGAGTGCTTTGGATGATGATGGTGTACTGGACGTATGGGTGTATGATCACCGTTTTTCACGGTTGCCTTCCGTTACCGAAAATGATGTTGACAACTATGTTGAAAGACATATTCTGTCCAATGATTATTTGCCCAAGTTCGGTCGTAATGATGAGCCGCCTGTGATGCGCGATGTCATCGCCAAATACACCAAGGAAGAACCCTCTTCTGATCCGGCCTTTGTTATTTTTATTAATGATGGCGGTGTGAAGCGTGGAAAAGGAGACAACATCGACAACGCGGTCATTGATTCGTCAGGAGAGCCGATTTTCTGGCAATTTATAGGTGTGGGTGAGTCCGATTTTGGTGTATTAAAGAAGCTCGACAACATACAAGGCCGTGTGGTAGATAACGCTAATTTTTTTCAAATACAAGATATCGAATCTATGGAAGATAATGAATTGTACGAACTATTGCTTAACGAGTTCCCGTCATGGTTGCAAGAAGCGAAAGAAAAGCATATTTATTAAGGATACTAAGTGTTGTAATATGCGATCCTACAAAGCTTCATATAAAAAATACAAAAAGAGAGAGTTCCGCTAGCAATGCGAAACTCTCTCTTTCTTTACACACCTCTAAAACGTATAGAAGCTCTACGGCGGTTGCCAGCGGAGCGGGCAGAATTGTTCTGAAGAAGCGAAGCGTTCGCCTTTATCCCCGGATTTTACCCTTACAGGTTCTATTCAATAGAAATCCGGGGATAACAGCGATCGGAAGAACAATCTGCACGCGCAGCGCCCACCAACCGACCAAAGGCTTCTAATCGTTTTAACCTAACTCATCCCCATTAGTATCATCGAGCAAAGGATAAGCCCTGCTCCGCACCCCGAAGTATATACCTTGAGGTGGCGGAACATGGATGTTTTCCAGGCTGACAAAGATTCATCGGAACGCAAACGCTCATTTTCCTCTCGTAATGCCTTGGATTGACGAATGAATAACTGTCCGATGTCGGCAAATCCCCGCAGGAAGAGGGTTAGAAAACCGCTTTGCAGAACGTGGAAGATTGCACCGATCACCAAGCCCAGCAACCCCAACAGGAATAACAGATTTGCAGTAGCCATGTGTTCACGACCATTCAAGAGATGGGGGGTGGCGTACAGAAACCCTAAGGTACTGACAATCAGGGCGATGATCCCAAAACGTAAAATCATTATTTTTCGACCCGTTTCGCAAAGCGCAGGTCTGGGTTCGAACGAGCATCAAATACGATACCTTGAATCTTAGGGCTGATTAATGCAGTGTCCGCAGAGAACTGGATCGGAATAATCGGCAGATCTTCCATCAATACGTCTTCTGCCTGATGGAGCTGTTCAAAGCGTTTTGCCGGATCAAGCTCAAAGGTTGAGGATTCAATCAGTTTGTCATACTCCGGGTTGCTCCAGTTGGTAAAGTTGTTCGAGTTTTTGGAAGTATAATGCCCCAATACGCCGAGCGGATCCAGGAAGTTTCCTTCCCAGCCCATACGGGCGATCTGGAAGTTCTTCTGTTTAAAGGTATCAATGTACGTTTTCCATTCCTGATTCTCCAGCGTCACTTCAACACCCAGGTTTGTTTTCAGCATTTCCTGAATCGCTTCAGCTACTTTTTTATGCTTGTCCGAAGTGTTGTATTTGAAGGTGACTGGTGGCAGCTTGGTCAAACCTTCTTCTTTCAGACCTTCGGCCAGCAATTGTTTCGCTTTTGCAGCGTCAAACTCATAGTATTTTTTCGGTGCTTCATCACGGAAGTCCTTGCCGGATGGTGTTGTTGTTCCGTATGGAACATAACCGTAAGCCGGAGTTTCGCCACCTTTGGTTACGCTGGTAGCCAGTGCTTCGCGGTCAATAGCATAGGCAATGGCTTGTCTGATTTTTTTATTGTCAAACGGTTTTTGTTTTACGTTAAAAGAATAGGTGTACACACTGAAAGACGGATGCGACAGGAATTCCTTGTTGCTCTTTTCCTGATCCAATGTATCTACGGGAAGGCTCAAAATCAGGTCCAGATCGCCCGTTTTGTACATTTGATAATACGTTGTGGAGTCTTGCACCATTTTAAAATTAATCGTTGCCATTGTAATGGCATCTTTGTTCCAGAATTGATCGTTTTTCGTCAGCGTAATTTGTTCGTTATGTTTCCATTCCTTGGCTACATACGCACCGTTGCCGACAATTGTGCCTGCTTCTGCTGCCCATTTGTCATTTTTCTCAACAACCGATTGGTTTACTGGCAGATAAGCATGACCCACGGCGATCGTGGGGAAGAAGCTTAGCGGTGATTTCAGCTCAACAACAAGAGTTTTATCATCTTTGGCTGTAACACCCACGTTTTCAATTTTACCTTTGCCTGTGTTGTACGCTTCGGCACCTTTGATGTAGTAGAGGGCAGAAGGATCGTAGGCAGCTGTTTTTGGATTTAGTACCCGTTTCCAGGAGTATTCAAAATCCTTAGCTGTCAGTGGGTCACCATTCGACCATTTTGCACCGTCACGGATAGTAAAAGTGTAGGTTTTGCCGTCAGGAGATACGTCTACTTTGCTGGCAGCACCTTCTACGATTTTACCAGCCTTATCGTATGTATACAGCCCTTCATACAAGTTATCAATTACAAAATAGGACGTTGTATCTGATGCGAAAGCAGGGTCTAGCGTATAAGGTTCTCCACCTGCCAGATTGGCATTAATTTCTTGCGGGACATCTGCTTGAGGAGCAGCGGACGGGTCGTTGCTTGCTGTTTTGTCCGTATTACCAGAGCATCCTGCCAAAGCCGTTACGGCCAAAAGTAAGATGATCGTCATCCAATGCATTTTTTTCATCGTGGTTTTCCTCCATTACTGTAATTAGTTATGCCAAAAATAAGGTACACCTTACCGGGAGTTACTCATCCTCCTTTCCTGCAGGTATGCCGCGTGTGCGCACTTCGATAAAGGAACTGCCGTTCTTCCTGCGGTTAGGCGAGAAGCTGCGGATCATGGTGACACCCCTCCTTGTCCAATTGGGATCTCTCTGTTGTTAATGTTGTGAACGCGGGTCAAGTGCATCCTGAAGCCCATCTCCAAGCGTATTGAACGCTAGCATGGTGAGCGATATCATCAGCCCGGGGAAAAATAGGCGCCACCATTGACCGCTTAAAATAACGCCAAGTGAATCGTTAGCCATCGTCCCCCAGCTGGCCGAAGGAGACTGAATCCCCAAACCGAGAAAGCTCAGGAACGATTCGGCAAAAATAGCCGACGGAATAGTGAACGTTAAATTCACGATAATGATTGCCGCTGCGTTTGGTAGCAAATGTCTGAAGATAATACGCGAATGAGATGTCCCCAAGCTACGGGCTGCCAACACATATTCCTGCTGCTTCAGCTGTAAGATTTGCCCACGTACTACACGTGCCATACCGACCCAGCCAGTAATAGATAATGCAATAATCATCGTGAGCAGACCGGGCTTCATAATGACGAGCAGCAGAATGATGACTAGCAGATAAGGAATACTATACAAAATTTCAATAATACGCATGAGAATGCTGTCGATCCGGTCGCCCGTTTTACCCTGCCCAGCACAATAGCCAGCAACACAGCCGACGAGAATGCCAAGTACCAAATCAATGGCGGCAGCGGCAAAGCCGATCATGAGTGAAATTCTAGCCCCGGCCCATGTCCGTGCCCATACGTCCCTCCCCAGATCATCCGTGCCAAACCAATGCTCTTTGGAAGGAGAGAGATTCGTCTTCAAAAGAGATTGATCACTCGGTGCATAAGAAACCATGGAAGGTCCAACAATCGCCAGCACAATAATCATGATTAGTAGGGAAAGCCCCAAAAGAGCAAGCTTGTTGTTGAAAAGTCTGCGTAGCCGATCCCGCCAGAGTGATTCTTTGGGTCTGGTCAACGTGGCGGTGGGGATCTGGCTGCGGTCTACAAGACTGAACAGACTGTCCTTTTCGACAGTAGGTGCTGCTTTCATGTTAATCTCCTTTACTGACTAATTTGATTCGTGGATCGACAAGGCGATAGGAAATATCAATTAAAAATAAAGTAACGACTAGAATGGAACTGTAGAAAATGGTCGTCCCCATAATCACTGGATAATCCCGGTTAAAGATACTATCTACGAAGTATTTACCGATGCCGGGAATGGCGAATATTTTTTCAACGACAAAGGTACCTGTAATGACGGAAGCGAATAGCGGTCCGATAAAAGAAAGCACCGGAACCAACGCGTTGCGTAATCCGTGACGCAGAACTACTGCCCAAGAAGACAACCCTTTCGCTTTGGCAGTGCGTATGTACTCCTCATGCATGACTTCCAGCATACTCGTCCGCATAAAGCGGGCGATAACGGCAAGAGGTGAAACAGCGAGAGCCAGCGATGGGAGCACCGTATGCTGCCAGGTTCCCCATGAGGCGACCGGAAGAAGGTGCCATTGAACGGCAACATACTTGATTAGCAACGGTGCCAATATGAAGCTGGGTACGGAAATACCAACAATGGCGATAAACATCGAGATATAATCCAGTGGTCGATTATGGTGTAGAGCAGCCAGTGTTCCAAGCGAAATTCCGGCAATAATCGCGACCACGATGGATTGAATACCGAGCAATGCAGAAGGTGGAAAACCTCGGGCGATGAGCATATTGACGTCCGTCGTTTTCGATTGAATAGACGGGCCCATATCCAGCACTAGCAGATTTTTGAGATACAGCACATACTGCACAGCGAGCGGCTTGTCCAGATTGTACCTGGCACGCATGTTTTGCAATACCGCTTCCGGAATGGTTTTGGAATCGTTCGAGAATGGGTCACCCGGAATGATGTGCATGATGATAAACGTTAAAGTGACGATAATCCACAGTGTAATGAACATCGTAAAAAGACGCTTTAAAATGTACATGGGGCTTAATTTCTCCTGTCTATCAAGCTGATTTACATACTATTGCTGCTAAAAATTTAATATAAGTAAAAGTATATAAGAATACTAGGAAATAATAAGACGGTTTAGGTGACATGTCAAGGTAAGGTTTTACATTATAGAACACAGGTCAAATTTTCGTCACAGGTTTTCCATTTATATAAGGCTAAGATTCCGCTCATTCCTCTCGACGAGTATCCTGCGGTGTGTTATGATGATACTCTGATAACGTGTTAACGAACTAAAGCGTTTGCCACCTGTTCTTGGATACGGGGGTCACCATTGTTGGAGGGGAATAAGATGAGAAAAGCAGCCATGTTTACGATGTTAATTGGATTGATGATGATCGTGTTGGCCGGATGTTCCGGCGGTAAGGACGACAGTAAATTGATTATTGGCATTGATGATAAATTCGCCCCGATGGGCTTTAGAGATGAAAATAATGAGCTGACCGGCTTTGATATTGATTATG
The Paenibacillus peoriae DNA segment above includes these coding regions:
- a CDS encoding cysteine protease StiP family protein, coding for MKQALMEQIQQKNIHPPKPLGSYPASDVTFLLKDLSRVTLEKGTEDREEAIQSGVHYSEMLPVEYEPTAEYIALFHETLAQSAQKVALAAASVAEMIVRKRGLNTAIVSLARAGTPIGILIKRYIDWKYSVSLPHYSISIIRGKGIDRNAILYILQQHGLGIELQFVDGWTGKGAIRQVLIEACREMNADYGLRLNDDLAVLADPGRCSETFGTREDYLIPSACLNSTVSGLMSRTVLRDDLIGPDDFHGAKFYESWRSVDQSNTFVDTVSGYFQDVAEAAVAYAELMTLNPPAVTWQGLRDIEAIQQAFGIRDINLVKPGVGETTRVLLRRVPWKILIDREDNPNLQHIMLLAKDRGVPVEVFEGLTYSCCGIIKPLKGGQE
- a CDS encoding HAD family hydrolase, which gives rise to MIYASDLDQTLIYSKRSLGVPLESPGLLPAEQINGATSAFISEQALQWLKTLPEDVMFMPVTTRTMEQYRRITVFQTELVPAYAVTSNGGNIIVGGEVDREWNRRIHEQVRRDGAHAEEARQVFGQVLHEDWVVNERFCDELFYAFMIERDRMPLEQVLEKARIMREMGWEVSIQGRKVYLVPAAVNKQAAVEHIRNLTNGGTVVASGDSLLDRCLLDYADYAIAPRHGELYREQLRDKLEVNYRFTEVSGVYAANEIMAYVHEIHRSVFAAQTSFSE
- a CDS encoding ATP-grasp domain-containing protein, coding for MKKVKVYFNRWFSVAYHYMNAIRNNEDGIPFEIYATHSDPQHMALQASDVAEVEPRTSGVEYARFCADFCRRHGIDVFIPRWNMLDISKHLYLFDDIGTKVMVCQDTELLEQLMEKDLFYESIRQKDIVTIPDYAIASNAEQFKQAYESLIALGHKVCFKPCNAEGGMGFRIIDNERNPLDELFGHALNHISFEEAHRVLSSTESFPNLMVMELLEGYEYSIDCLADRNGKLLAAVPRRKAGGRLRLLEQHPELLEVAQKVAEAYHIPYNYNIQVKYNGEHAKLLEINPRMSGGLHVSCLSGINFPYLAVKSALGHEIGSLHPQYDILASHIEQPITIRKSVH
- a CDS encoding toxic anion resistance protein, translating into MATPWAELKKEDEQKVTEEASQLIQKVSQSDVMSLDTLMDDIGKLGVKTQERAGQTLKMLDRPVNDLMSGDRAEVSNMILKLRDECETLQQSKNVSFFGKLLRKSPLKNYIYKYQSVKTNIEKIITALRDGKDNLEENIVSMRQLKKASIEEIYNLQTKIAFGNRLKELFETEIAKPENENRKPHLERGLRKVVTRTQSMTEMILLYNQAIAATDIINDNNDKLIDSVNNAIDKTSNLITVSAMIAMALADQDKIISAVDATNRTIENQFKENAKLLKTTTERTTDLLSKPSMSLEAVNQAIGDLVSALDLSEKSNRRIIESCHDYTSKMTAINANLSQRLGIEGKEPSKPLKDSNSSEGLSSFLN
- a CDS encoding vWA domain-containing protein gives rise to the protein MSSISLLKKNAQLVLTKKNLTNVTARVGLVLDISGSMRSLYKNGTVQKVLERIVAVASALDDDGVLDVWVYDHRFSRLPSVTENDVDNYVERHILSNDYLPKFGRNDEPPVMRDVIAKYTKEEPSSDPAFVIFINDGGVKRGKGDNIDNAVIDSSGEPIFWQFIGVGESDFGVLKKLDNIQGRVVDNANFFQIQDIESMEDNELYELLLNEFPSWLQEAKEKHIY
- a CDS encoding DUF3899 domain-containing protein; this encodes MILRFGIIALIVSTLGFLYATPHLLNGREHMATANLLFLLGLLGLVIGAIFHVLQSGFLTLFLRGFADIGQLFIRQSKALREENERLRSDESLSAWKTSMFRHLKVYTSGCGAGLILCSMILMGMS
- a CDS encoding peptide ABC transporter substrate-binding protein translates to MKKMHWMTIILLLAVTALAGCSGNTDKTASNDPSAAPQADVPQEINANLAGGEPYTLDPAFASDTTSYFVIDNLYEGLYTYDKAGKIVEGAASKVDVSPDGKTYTFTIRDGAKWSNGDPLTAKDFEYSWKRVLNPKTAAYDPSALYYIKGAEAYNTGKGKIENVGVTAKDDKTLVVELKSPLSFFPTIAVGHAYLPVNQSVVEKNDKWAAEAGTIVGNGAYVAKEWKHNEQITLTKNDQFWNKDAITMATINFKMVQDSTTYYQMYKTGDLDLILSLPVDTLDQEKSNKEFLSHPSFSVYTYSFNVKQKPFDNKKIRQAIAYAIDREALATSVTKGGETPAYGYVPYGTTTPSGKDFRDEAPKKYYEFDAAKAKQLLAEGLKEEGLTKLPPVTFKYNTSDKHKKVAEAIQEMLKTNLGVEVTLENQEWKTYIDTFKQKNFQIARMGWEGNFLDPLGVLGHYTSKNSNNFTNWSNPEYDKLIESSTFELDPAKRFEQLHQAEDVLMEDLPIIPIQFSADTALISPKIQGIVFDARSNPDLRFAKRVEK
- a CDS encoding ABC transporter permease — encoded protein: MKAAPTVEKDSLFSLVDRSQIPTATLTRPKESLWRDRLRRLFNNKLALLGLSLLIMIIVLAIVGPSMVSYAPSDQSLLKTNLSPSKEHWFGTDDLGRDVWARTWAGARISLMIGFAAAAIDLVLGILVGCVAGYCAGQGKTGDRIDSILMRIIEILYSIPYLLVIILLLVIMKPGLLTMIIALSITGWVGMARVVRGQILQLKQQEYVLAARSLGTSHSRIIFRHLLPNAAAIIIVNLTFTIPSAIFAESFLSFLGLGIQSPSASWGTMANDSLGVILSGQWWRLFFPGLMISLTMLAFNTLGDGLQDALDPRSQH
- a CDS encoding ABC transporter permease; amino-acid sequence: MYILKRLFTMFITLWIIVTLTFIIMHIIPGDPFSNDSKTIPEAVLQNMRARYNLDKPLAVQYVLYLKNLLVLDMGPSIQSKTTDVNMLIARGFPPSALLGIQSIVVAIIAGISLGTLAALHHNRPLDYISMFIAIVGISVPSFILAPLLIKYVAVQWHLLPVASWGTWQHTVLPSLALAVSPLAVIARFMRTSMLEVMHEEYIRTAKAKGLSSWAVVLRHGLRNALVPVLSFIGPLFASVITGTFVVEKIFAIPGIGKYFVDSIFNRDYPVIMGTTIFYSSILVVTLFLIDISYRLVDPRIKLVSKGD